The following coding sequences lie in one Camelus bactrianus isolate YW-2024 breed Bactrian camel chromosome 8, ASM4877302v1, whole genome shotgun sequence genomic window:
- the GTF3C6 gene encoding general transcription factor 3C polypeptide 6: protein MAAPEGGARRSEAVQRGGSMAAAEEPTRGEADEEEEEAEQLVLVELSGIIDSDFLSKCENKCKILGIDTERPILQVDSYVFAGEYEDTLGTCVIFEETVEHADAEGNNKTVLKYKCHTMKKLSMTRTLLTEKKEGEENIGGVEWLQIKDNDFSYRPNMICSFLHENEDEEVVAPDPDKPLELEEQEIQVKDNSNLSYEQGKPPNLETEDSGPLTDIPSSETEGSVFTETQDTALEVTPR, encoded by the exons ATGGCGGCCCCGGAGGGCGGGGCCCGCCGCTCGGAGGCCGTGCAGAGGGGTGGCAGTATGGCGGCGGCCGAGGAGCCGACCCGCGGGGAGGCGgacgaagaggaggaggaggca GAGCAGTTGGTTCTGGTGGAATTATCGGGAATTATTGATTCAGACTTTCTctcaaaatgtgaaaataaatgcaaGATTTTG GGAATTGACACTGAGAGGCCCATTCTGCAAGTGGACAGCTATGTCTTTGCTGGAGAATATGAAG ACACTCTTGGGACCTGTGTTATATTTGAAGAAACTGTTGAACATG CGGATGCGGAAGGCAATAATAAAACAGTGCTAAAATATAAATGCCACACAATGAAGAAGCTCAGCATGACAAGAACTCTTCtgacagaaaagaaggaaggagaagaaaacatag GTGGTGTGGAATGGCTGCAGATCAAGGACAATGATTTCTCCTATAGACCCAACATGATTTGTAGTTTTCTGCATGAAAATGAAGATGAAGAAGTTGTAGCTCCGGACCCAGATAAACCTTTGGAGTTGGAAGAGCAAGAGATTCAAGTGAAAGATAATTCAAACCTAAGTTACGAACAGGGGAAACCACCAAACTTGGAAACAGAGGATTCTGGTCCTCTTACTGATATCCCTTCTTCTGAGACAGAAGGCTCTGTTTTTACGGAAACTCAAGATACTGCCTTAGAAGTCACCCCTAGATGA